One genomic region from Sphingomonas paeninsulae encodes:
- a CDS encoding pyruvate, water dikinase regulatory protein: MSRLHLHLVSDSTGETLEMMAKAALAQFDGVEVLKHFWPMARSEGHIERVLGEIAHSPGLVMYTLVNRDLRRKFENGCHALGLPAVAPLDAVSDALSNLLGQAAKARPGRQHVLDAAYFARVDAIQFTIAHDDGINWENWEEADILLVGVSRTSKSPTSIYLANRGFKTANFPLVIESPTPELLFNLKNPLVVGLVTSADRLIQIRRNRLLSLNQAPETDYVDEEAVAREIAFARRIFADNQWPVIDMTRRSIEEAAAAIIALFGERDSAI, from the coding sequence ATGAGTCGTCTTCACCTCCACCTTGTATCGGATTCTACCGGAGAAACGCTGGAGATGATGGCAAAGGCTGCTTTGGCGCAGTTCGATGGTGTTGAAGTCCTGAAGCATTTCTGGCCGATGGCGCGGAGCGAAGGACATATTGAACGTGTTCTGGGTGAGATAGCGCATTCCCCCGGCCTCGTGATGTACACGCTAGTCAATCGTGACCTCAGACGAAAATTTGAAAACGGGTGCCACGCGCTTGGTTTGCCCGCAGTGGCTCCACTCGATGCCGTCAGTGACGCACTTTCAAATCTTCTTGGTCAGGCGGCAAAGGCGCGTCCCGGGCGTCAACACGTCCTTGATGCTGCTTATTTTGCGCGTGTTGACGCGATCCAGTTTACGATCGCGCATGACGACGGGATAAACTGGGAGAATTGGGAAGAGGCCGATATTCTCCTTGTAGGAGTGTCGAGAACCTCGAAATCTCCCACGTCGATCTATCTCGCCAATCGTGGATTCAAAACCGCAAACTTTCCGCTTGTTATCGAATCGCCCACACCGGAATTGCTGTTCAATTTGAAAAATCCACTGGTTGTGGGTCTCGTGACGAGCGCGGATCGCCTTATTCAGATCCGACGCAATCGTTTGTTGTCGCTCAATCAGGCACCCGAAACCGATTACGTTGACGAGGAAGCCGTTGCCCGTGAAATCGCATTCGCACGACGAATTTTTGCCGATAATCAATGGCCGGTCATCGATATGACACGCCGATCCATCGAGGAAGCCGCCGCTGCCATCATCGCACTTTTCGGCGAACGTGATTCTGCGATATGA
- a CDS encoding Maf family protein — MTIVLASLSAARRTMLTAAGVIYDAVAAGVDEEAAKQALRADGLAARDLADALAELKAVRISARRPGDLVLGCDQTLALDDGTMLDKPGTALAEQLRLLSGRTHSLYSAIVAAENGQPIWRSVDRVKLTVRPLSEVFIADYVLQEGEFVAGCVGGYRIEGLGAQLFSKIEGSHFTILGLPLLQLLDWLRSRGMMPS; from the coding sequence ATGACAATAGTTCTCGCATCGTTGAGCGCCGCCCGTCGCACGATGCTAACAGCCGCAGGTGTAATATATGATGCTGTTGCGGCAGGCGTCGACGAGGAAGCAGCGAAACAGGCGTTGCGAGCCGACGGATTGGCCGCCCGGGATCTTGCTGATGCACTGGCCGAGTTAAAAGCCGTAAGGATTTCGGCACGTCGACCCGGCGATCTCGTACTTGGTTGCGACCAGACACTTGCACTCGATGATGGTACCATGCTCGATAAGCCAGGCACGGCCTTGGCGGAACAGTTGCGGCTGCTCTCGGGAAGGACGCATTCCTTATACAGCGCGATCGTCGCCGCTGAAAATGGTCAGCCGATATGGCGTAGCGTCGATCGCGTTAAGCTGACCGTCCGACCGTTAAGTGAGGTCTTTATTGCGGATTATGTTCTGCAAGAGGGTGAGTTTGTCGCGGGCTGCGTAGGCGGTTATCGGATCGAGGGGCTTGGTGCACAATTGTTTTCCAAGATCGAGGGCAGCCATTTTACAATTCTTGGCCTGCCGCTTTTACAACTGCTGGATTGGCTACGAAGCCGTGGGATGATGCCGTCGTGA
- the aroE gene encoding shikimate dehydrogenase: protein MIYAEVIGDPISHSKSPLIHKFWLAKLGLEGDYRATLVPPDDLEQFIARRTADPKWRGCNVTIPHKIAVMDHVADPGDVRQSIGAMNTIARVEAGNFIGTNTDAAGFYAPIADLKLEGASVAVIGSGGAAHAVLFALSRCDVGNVSLLARNPLKGAGLLARFGLKGSIHKLDAPLPPVSLLVNATSLGMTGQAPLSIDLSPLPEDALVYDLVYAPLLTPLLAAAEQRGLDTVDGLEMLIGQAAFAFELFFGAAPPRQFDDELRKILVA from the coding sequence ATGATATATGCCGAGGTCATCGGTGATCCGATTTCGCATTCGAAGTCACCGTTGATCCACAAATTCTGGTTGGCAAAGCTGGGACTGGAGGGGGATTATCGGGCCACTCTGGTGCCACCTGACGATCTGGAACAGTTTATTGCGCGTCGTACAGCCGATCCGAAGTGGCGTGGATGCAATGTGACGATTCCCCATAAGATTGCGGTGATGGATCATGTGGCTGATCCGGGCGACGTGCGACAATCGATAGGCGCTATGAATACGATTGCCCGTGTCGAAGCGGGTAATTTCATCGGTACCAACACCGATGCCGCCGGGTTCTATGCCCCAATCGCAGATTTGAAACTCGAAGGAGCGAGCGTTGCCGTCATAGGAAGCGGGGGTGCGGCCCATGCCGTGTTGTTCGCGCTCTCTCGTTGCGATGTGGGCAACGTTTCGCTACTGGCGCGAAATCCGTTAAAGGGCGCAGGGCTTTTAGCGCGCTTTGGGCTGAAGGGATCGATCCACAAACTGGATGCTCCTCTTCCGCCGGTCAGTCTGCTGGTTAACGCAACGTCGCTTGGAATGACTGGTCAGGCGCCATTATCGATCGACCTGTCCCCGCTCCCCGAAGACGCTCTCGTCTATGATCTTGTCTATGCGCCGTTGCTGACGCCCTTGCTTGCGGCGGCGGAACAGCGCGGTCTGGATACGGTCGACGGCCTTGAAATGCTGATCGGACAGGCAGCCTTTGCATTCGAGCTGTTCTTCGGCGCTGCCCCGCCCCGTCAGTTCGACGATGAACTGAGAAAGATACTCGTCGCATGA
- the coaE gene encoding dephospho-CoA kinase (Dephospho-CoA kinase (CoaE) performs the final step in coenzyme A biosynthesis.) — translation MMIVGLTGSIGMGKSTVAAMFRASGVPVFDADETVHILQGPNGLLLPEIESAFPGTTNAAGVDRVKLGSEVFGDDDALRRLEKIVHPAVAEERAVFLAANQSSTVVIFDIPLLFEKGGNKAVDVVIVVSASIEVQRARVLARPGMTVEKFEQILARQTPDAEKRERADYVIDTGTPLDVTRQRVAEVIACLASR, via the coding sequence ATGATGATCGTCGGTCTCACAGGTTCGATCGGGATGGGAAAATCGACTGTAGCAGCCATGTTTCGCGCGAGCGGCGTGCCGGTGTTCGATGCCGATGAGACTGTTCATATCTTGCAGGGCCCGAACGGTCTGCTGCTGCCTGAAATTGAATCTGCGTTTCCTGGGACTACAAATGCCGCCGGGGTTGATCGGGTAAAACTGGGCAGCGAAGTTTTCGGTGACGATGATGCGCTCCGGCGCTTGGAAAAGATCGTGCATCCAGCAGTTGCGGAGGAACGCGCAGTCTTTCTGGCCGCAAACCAAAGTTCAACGGTCGTCATTTTTGATATCCCGTTATTGTTTGAGAAAGGTGGCAATAAAGCGGTCGATGTTGTCATCGTCGTTTCTGCGTCGATTGAGGTACAGCGAGCCCGTGTGCTGGCTCGCCCTGGCATGACGGTTGAAAAGTTCGAACAGATTCTCGCTCGCCAAACACCCGATGCGGAGAAGCGTGAGCGGGCGGATTATGTCATCGATACCGGAACCCCGCTTGATGTTACCCGACAGCGCGTTGCAGAAGTCATTGCTTGTCTGGCTTCTCGATAA
- the dnaQ gene encoding DNA polymerase III subunit epsilon → MREIVFDTETTGLDHRQGDRVVEIGCVELINRVETGRTYHAYFNPGMAMPSIAEQIHGLSDAFLSDKPEFHETVEDLLDFLDDSPLIAHNAMFDWGFLNHELGECGRMHIPLSRIIDTLAMSKTRHPGAKHSLDALCNRYGVDRSQRLKHGALLDAQLLAQIYVELTGGRQIGLEIGLDAKPMAPAPIQQAVPAALNGRRPRGHEISTEERIRHRLFVARLKEPLWAQGDGWHEPTVSRVDARADTA, encoded by the coding sequence ATGCGCGAAATTGTTTTTGATACCGAAACTACGGGGCTTGATCATCGACAGGGTGATCGCGTTGTTGAGATTGGCTGCGTCGAACTGATCAATCGCGTTGAAACCGGCCGAACCTATCATGCCTATTTCAACCCTGGCATGGCGATGCCGAGCATTGCCGAACAGATTCACGGTCTCAGTGATGCTTTTTTGTCGGACAAGCCAGAGTTTCACGAAACCGTTGAAGATCTGCTCGACTTTTTGGACGACAGCCCGCTCATCGCTCACAATGCGATGTTCGATTGGGGATTTCTCAATCACGAGCTTGGCGAATGTGGGCGGATGCATATTCCGCTGTCTCGGATTATCGATACGCTGGCGATGTCGAAAACCCGGCATCCGGGTGCCAAACACAGTCTCGATGCACTCTGTAACCGTTATGGCGTGGATCGCAGCCAGCGCCTGAAACATGGCGCATTGCTTGATGCCCAATTGCTGGCACAGATTTATGTCGAACTGACGGGCGGGCGTCAGATCGGACTGGAAATCGGTCTGGATGCAAAACCAATGGCACCAGCGCCAATACAGCAGGCCGTCCCGGCTGCGCTGAACGGGCGCCGACCGCGCGGCCATGAAATTTCAACCGAAGAACGCATCCGTCACCGCCTTTTTGTTGCTCGCCTGAAGGAACCGCTCTGGGCGCAGGGCGATGGGTGGCACGAACCGACAGTCTCACGCGTTGATGCGAGAGCCGACACGGCATAG
- the hpf gene encoding ribosome hibernation-promoting factor, HPF/YfiA family, with protein sequence MEIRVSGHQVNTGDALRAHVEERLQGIAQKYFARAIASHVTFGRGPRDNGFSCDIVAHVMQGLILKGSGNAMEAHPAFDEAAEKIERQLRRYMRRLKDHKGGAPVETAEPAEAGYQAGYTVFEGADEESEVSDHPAIVAETRVDVPDASVSDAVMMLDLRNTNALLFKNSGTGSFNMVYRRGDGTIGWVEPQRAA encoded by the coding sequence ATGGAAATTCGCGTATCTGGCCATCAGGTCAACACCGGCGATGCGCTCCGCGCCCATGTCGAAGAGCGACTTCAGGGTATCGCGCAGAAATATTTCGCGCGAGCGATCGCGTCGCACGTTACGTTCGGACGTGGACCACGCGACAATGGTTTTTCCTGCGATATCGTCGCCCACGTCATGCAGGGCCTGATCCTGAAAGGGTCGGGTAACGCGATGGAAGCCCATCCTGCCTTCGATGAAGCCGCCGAAAAGATCGAGCGCCAGTTGCGCCGTTATATGCGGCGATTGAAGGATCATAAGGGTGGTGCGCCCGTTGAAACCGCCGAACCGGCAGAAGCTGGTTATCAGGCGGGCTACACCGTCTTCGAAGGCGCCGATGAGGAATCCGAAGTCAGCGACCACCCCGCAATCGTTGCCGAAACCCGCGTCGATGTGCCCGATGCGAGCGTATCTGACGCGGTAATGATGCTCGATCTGCGCAACACCAATGCTCTGCTTTTCAAAAATAGTGGGACGGGATCGTTCAATATGGTCTATCGGCGCGGCGATGGCACGATCGGATGGGTAGAGCCGCAGCGCGCGGCGTGA
- a CDS encoding PTS sugar transporter subunit IIA, translating to MNDLIDFLRPSAVVAALAVPTKKALFQLLATLAETAHGVDAALVVERLTERERLGSTGFGGGIAIPHGKIEGLDHVVGVVAQLAEPIDFSAIDDLPVDLVFMLLSPVDAGADHLKALAQVSRALRDRTLVAKLRGSASNDALFALFAAGETRDAA from the coding sequence ATGAACGACTTGATTGATTTCCTTCGTCCCAGCGCTGTGGTTGCAGCGCTGGCCGTCCCGACCAAAAAGGCTCTGTTTCAGCTGTTGGCGACGCTTGCCGAAACTGCCCACGGCGTCGATGCGGCGCTTGTCGTCGAACGATTGACTGAACGCGAGCGACTGGGCTCGACAGGATTTGGCGGCGGTATTGCAATCCCGCACGGCAAGATCGAAGGTCTCGATCATGTCGTGGGGGTTGTCGCACAACTTGCCGAGCCCATCGACTTTTCGGCCATCGACGATTTACCTGTCGATCTGGTTTTCATGCTGCTTTCCCCGGTCGACGCGGGTGCCGATCATCTGAAGGCACTTGCTCAGGTCAGTCGGGCCCTGCGGGACAGGACATTGGTTGCAAAGCTGCGCGGTTCGGCGAGCAATGATGCCCTGTTCGCATTGTTCGCGGCTGGCGAAACGCGCGATGCAGCCTGA
- a CDS encoding PaaI family thioesterase, which produces MQPDEQSQSGAGAHHRALESLYRSAPINKLFPSTLHIVEDGFARISFAVGPEHYHAAGAVHGTAYFKMLDDAAFYAVNSLVTDRFILTTAFNLLFTKPLKAGVVTAEGRWISGQRRVFVADARLIDADGEEAARGTGTFMRSSIPLSTLPGYARP; this is translated from the coding sequence ATGCAGCCTGACGAGCAATCGCAAAGCGGGGCTGGAGCACATCATCGTGCACTGGAGTCGCTCTATCGATCTGCGCCGATCAATAAATTATTCCCGTCGACCCTCCATATTGTCGAAGATGGATTTGCGCGGATAAGTTTCGCTGTCGGCCCCGAACATTATCACGCTGCCGGCGCGGTCCACGGAACGGCTTATTTCAAGATGCTCGACGATGCTGCGTTCTACGCGGTGAACAGTCTCGTCACTGATCGGTTTATCCTGACAACCGCTTTCAACCTGCTTTTCACAAAACCACTTAAAGCAGGCGTCGTTACTGCCGAAGGCCGCTGGATCAGCGGGCAACGACGTGTGTTCGTCGCAGACGCGCGGCTCATCGATGCCGATGGCGAGGAAGCGGCGCGAGGTACTGGCACGTTCATGCGATCGAGCATCCCTCTCTCGACTCTGCCGGGATACGCGCGACCGTGA
- a CDS encoding DUF1491 family protein — protein MLVSSLIRLVAQAGGNAVVLSKGDPDAGAILLFCTERGVFTSIQERILNMEGRYCWQSVGPTATDSLTEVDAYLSRRRTRDSDMWLIELDIANAERFAAETIAID, from the coding sequence ATGCTGGTGAGCAGTTTGATTCGACTGGTGGCGCAGGCTGGCGGCAACGCGGTTGTGCTTTCAAAAGGCGACCCGGACGCTGGCGCGATCCTGTTGTTTTGCACTGAGCGTGGCGTTTTCACGTCAATCCAGGAACGCATTCTAAACATGGAAGGTCGATATTGCTGGCAGTCCGTCGGACCAACCGCCACCGACTCGTTAACTGAGGTTGATGCGTATTTAAGCCGCCGCAGGACGAGAGACAGCGATATGTGGTTAATCGAACTGGACATCGCGAATGCCGAACGGTTCGCCGCTGAAACGATCGCGATTGATTGA
- a CDS encoding cell wall hydrolase, translated as MSVITRAANFAVIAFCAVAAMGGIPAGTASGAMFYPQSSETARFPIVPTVVSQTDVVIDDGSEIAPSTLPTIDVPAASLSTLVDRYSDDDAAAGGELNCLANAVYFESKGEPLAGQLAVAKVVMNRSKSGRFAPTICGVVKQPSQFSFVRDGGFPTVRSKPMWRKAVGVAQVAMKGLFASPAPDALYFHAKRVSPRWGKRQVASVGNHLFYR; from the coding sequence ATGTCAGTTATTACCCGTGCCGCTAATTTTGCGGTGATTGCATTTTGCGCGGTTGCTGCGATGGGCGGCATTCCAGCGGGCACCGCTTCAGGTGCCATGTTCTACCCGCAGTCGTCAGAGACGGCGCGCTTTCCAATCGTTCCAACCGTCGTATCGCAGACAGATGTTGTGATTGATGATGGCAGCGAAATCGCTCCCTCGACGCTCCCCACGATCGACGTTCCAGCCGCATCGCTCTCCACGCTTGTCGATCGCTATTCGGACGACGACGCTGCGGCGGGTGGCGAACTTAACTGCTTGGCAAATGCAGTCTATTTCGAATCTAAGGGCGAGCCGCTGGCCGGTCAGCTTGCAGTTGCAAAAGTTGTTATGAATCGTTCGAAGTCGGGCCGGTTCGCACCCACGATTTGCGGCGTTGTAAAACAGCCGAGCCAGTTTTCTTTCGTGCGCGACGGTGGGTTTCCTACCGTGCGGAGCAAGCCGATGTGGCGCAAGGCTGTCGGCGTCGCTCAGGTCGCAATGAAGGGCCTGTTCGCCAGTCCCGCCCCGGATGCGCTCTACTTCCACGCCAAGCGCGTTTCGCCGCGCTGGGGCAAGCGCCAGGTAGCATCGGTCGGAAATCACCTTTTCTATCGGTGA
- a CDS encoding MmcB family DNA repair protein, which produces MQSADFEIQPALDVLTSTADVVRGTARLLLRHDCLTVTEVSLGNGRRADLMGLCPKGFVTIVEVKTSRADLLGDAKWIEYLDYCDRFFWAVPISLSGLLDRPEMLPDRAGLIIADRYDAAIVREAVSFPLAPSRRRAETLRFARRAARRLLGDLDDGVIVAT; this is translated from the coding sequence ATGCAATCGGCTGATTTCGAAATCCAACCGGCTTTGGACGTGCTTACCTCGACTGCCGATGTCGTGCGCGGCACTGCACGACTGTTGTTGCGTCACGACTGCCTGACAGTCACCGAAGTATCGCTTGGGAACGGACGTCGGGCAGATCTGATGGGCCTGTGTCCCAAGGGGTTTGTGACGATCGTTGAGGTTAAGACATCGCGCGCCGATTTGCTCGGTGATGCCAAATGGATCGAGTATCTCGATTACTGCGATCGATTCTTTTGGGCAGTACCGATTTCGCTGAGCGGCTTGCTGGATAGACCGGAAATGCTTCCGGATCGCGCGGGCCTTATCATTGCCGACCGTTACGATGCCGCGATCGTTCGCGAAGCCGTTTCTTTTCCTCTGGCACCTTCGCGTCGCCGCGCAGAAACGCTGCGTTTTGCCCGTCGTGCTGCCCGCCGCCTGCTCGGGGATCTGGATGACGGCGTTATCGTAGCAACCTAG
- a CDS encoding ankyrin repeat domain-containing protein, with translation MKMRFRVLSAILAAALLTPAISQAQFSGSFNFLKAVKDRDGTKVTDIITKPGSGPVIIDTRDPATGEAALHIVTKGRDIVWLNFLLAKGANPNIRDGQGNTPLQLAASIGWSEGISLLLDRGATVDQANNGGETPLIRAVQNRDMTTVRLLLAAGANPNKHDTGAGMSARDYAVRDPRASLILKALDEAHPRAKAAIGPN, from the coding sequence ATGAAAATGCGTTTTCGAGTGCTAAGCGCGATTTTGGCTGCCGCCCTGTTGACGCCCGCGATTTCGCAAGCCCAGTTCAGCGGCAGTTTCAATTTTCTGAAAGCGGTCAAGGATCGCGATGGCACCAAGGTCACCGACATCATTACAAAGCCCGGTTCCGGCCCGGTAATCATCGATACGCGTGACCCGGCAACCGGGGAAGCCGCGCTCCATATCGTGACCAAAGGGCGCGACATCGTCTGGCTGAATTTCCTGCTGGCAAAGGGGGCAAACCCGAACATTCGCGACGGACAGGGAAATACGCCGCTGCAACTCGCAGCCTCCATTGGTTGGAGCGAAGGAATATCATTGTTGCTCGATCGGGGTGCAACGGTCGATCAGGCGAACAATGGTGGCGAGACACCCCTTATTCGCGCAGTTCAAAACCGCGATATGACTACGGTACGGCTGCTTTTGGCGGCTGGAGCAAACCCCAACAAGCATGACACGGGTGCCGGAATGTCAGCGCGCGATTATGCCGTACGCGATCCGCGCGCGTCGCTGATCCTGAAAGCACTCGATGAAGCCCACCCGCGCGCCAAGGCCGCAATCGGGCCGAACTAG
- a CDS encoding SCO family protein, protein MNKLAILFSCTLLAACSPAVAPTPPLAGARIGGPFTLTDENGKKVSDRDFAGRYRIVYFGYTFCPDVCPTDVANLMHGWQLLGKTDPARANKIQSMFITVDPARDTPDTLKSFTANFDPRLIGLTGTPEAIAAVTKAYGVAVSVQKPTAPGVYFVDHTNAAYLMDPDGKPLALLPSDGTPKAIADELSKWVK, encoded by the coding sequence ATGAACAAGCTCGCCATTTTGTTTTCCTGCACTCTCCTTGCTGCGTGTAGCCCGGCAGTTGCCCCAACACCGCCGTTGGCCGGAGCGAGGATCGGAGGGCCATTCACCCTGACCGACGAAAATGGCAAAAAGGTCAGCGATCGCGATTTCGCAGGTCGTTATCGCATCGTATATTTTGGATATACTTTTTGCCCGGACGTTTGTCCGACCGATGTCGCAAACCTGATGCACGGTTGGCAGCTTCTGGGAAAAACCGACCCTGCACGCGCTAATAAAATCCAGAGCATGTTCATTACGGTGGACCCGGCACGCGACACGCCCGACACGCTGAAGTCTTTCACGGCAAATTTCGATCCTCGTCTGATCGGACTGACGGGCACTCCAGAAGCGATAGCGGCAGTGACAAAAGCATATGGTGTGGCCGTTTCTGTCCAGAAACCGACTGCGCCCGGTGTCTATTTCGTTGATCATACCAATGCGGCTTATTTGATGGATCCGGACGGGAAGCCGCTGGCCCTGTTGCCCTCGGACGGAACGCCCAAGGCAATTGCCGACGAGTTGAGCAAATGGGTCAAGTAA
- a CDS encoding YcgN family cysteine cluster protein, which produces MGQVKARFWETTPLDQLDRAQWEALCDGCGKCCIHKLEDEETGEMFPTNVACKLLNRHSAQCSDYRNRHAFVPDCIRLTPAKLSELDWLPPTCAYKLRGEGKQLPGWHYLNTGDRESVHIAGMSVRGWTISERDAGDLEYHIVDRDDL; this is translated from the coding sequence ATGGGTCAAGTAAAGGCACGTTTCTGGGAAACGACTCCGCTGGATCAACTCGATCGCGCCCAGTGGGAAGCTTTGTGCGATGGTTGCGGGAAGTGCTGCATCCACAAACTGGAAGACGAAGAAACCGGAGAGATGTTTCCGACAAACGTGGCCTGCAAACTGCTTAATCGGCACAGCGCACAGTGTTCGGACTATCGCAACCGTCACGCCTTTGTGCCGGACTGTATCCGGCTGACACCGGCAAAGCTGTCTGAACTCGACTGGTTGCCGCCGACCTGCGCCTACAAATTGCGCGGTGAGGGCAAGCAATTGCCTGGCTGGCATTATCTGAACACCGGTGACCGGGAAAGTGTGCATATCGCCGGGATGTCGGTGCGCGGCTGGACCATATCCGAACGCGATGCCGGCGATCTGGAATATCACATCGTCGACCGTGACGACCTCTGA
- a CDS encoding M48 family metallopeptidase, whose translation MPAIWNITSSTVTTSELIFTGGGRERPLKIVRRPRARSMRLTIDPRDASVLLSLPSRAALRPALAWAAGKRDWIEEELSRLPCPQPISPGMSFSLGGESVQLFWTPATSRTFHRSAGLLKTGGPEESLAPRLLRYLRREALVVLEQETRELATRHGIAIRKVAVGDPKSRWGSCASSGDIRYSWRLILAPAEVRRATVAHEVAHRVHMNHGSAFHALVAEMHGADPKPARHWLRSHGAALHWFGRDG comes from the coding sequence ATGCCGGCGATCTGGAATATCACATCGTCGACCGTGACGACCTCTGAGCTGATCTTTACCGGCGGCGGGCGCGAGCGACCGCTGAAGATCGTCCGTCGGCCACGGGCGCGGTCCATGCGCCTGACGATCGACCCGCGCGATGCCAGCGTATTGCTTAGCCTGCCATCGCGTGCGGCACTTCGCCCGGCACTGGCATGGGCCGCGGGCAAGCGTGACTGGATCGAAGAGGAATTGTCGCGTCTGCCGTGTCCGCAGCCGATCTCACCGGGAATGTCTTTTTCTTTGGGTGGTGAATCGGTTCAGCTTTTCTGGACGCCGGCAACGTCACGCACATTCCATCGATCAGCGGGGTTGCTGAAAACAGGCGGCCCGGAAGAAAGTCTGGCACCCCGCCTGTTACGGTATTTGCGACGTGAGGCACTGGTGGTTCTGGAACAGGAAACGCGAGAGCTTGCTACGCGGCATGGCATTGCGATCAGGAAAGTCGCTGTGGGCGATCCTAAGTCCCGCTGGGGAAGCTGTGCCTCATCCGGTGATATTCGATATAGCTGGCGGCTGATCCTTGCCCCCGCCGAGGTACGCCGTGCCACAGTCGCGCATGAGGTCGCACACCGCGTTCACATGAATCATGGATCGGCGTTTCATGCGCTGGTTGCTGAAATGCACGGTGCCGATCCAAAACCCGCGCGCCATTGGCTTCGCAGCCACGGCGCGGCGCTTCACTGGTTCGGGCGGGACGGCTGA